From one Montipora capricornis isolate CH-2021 chromosome 10, ASM3666992v2, whole genome shotgun sequence genomic stretch:
- the LOC138020478 gene encoding uncharacterized protein, translating to MLPTCPSNAAIQPLAARSFPNILPRELPTPVNSDRLQFFLSGYVPSVVELLSNGFNYGFPLHYEGPQDSSCAKNLLSAIQNPEAVDAKLDKEIAADRIAGPYSSPPFPHFRISPLGLVPKKTEGEFRLIHHLSFPQGSSLNDGISSEFTSISYTTVEDAIHTIRTVGHGCFMAKTDIKNAFRIIPIQPQDYNLLGICWRGFYYYDHCMPMGCSSSCKTFEIFSSAIEWIAQKKLHIDHILHLLDDFLIVSPSHDLCQQQLDLFLMLCQYLGIPMAPEKTIGPSSTISFAGIELDSVLMEAGCLRIS from the coding sequence ATGCTTCCAACTTGTCCAAGCAATGCAGCAATTCAACCCCTAGCAGCCAGATCATTCCCCAACATACTTCCTCGGGAGCTTCCAACACCCGTAAACAGTGATCgtttgcaattttttctttctgggtATGTTCCTTCTGTGGTAGAGCTTTTATCCAATGGTTTTAATTATGGCTTTCCCTTGCACTATGAAGGACCCCAAGACTCTTCATGTGctaaaaacctactttctgcaatCCAAAATCCTGAGGCAGTTGATGCCAAACTAGATAAAGAAATTGCCGCTGATCGCATCGCGGGCCCTTATTCCTCTCCACCCTTTCCCCATTTTCGTATATCCCCACTTGGTTTGGTTCCTAAAAAGACAGAGGGTGAATTCCGTTTGATTCACCACCTTTCTTTTCCTCAAGGTTCGTCATTGAATGATGGCATTTCTTCAGAATTTACTAGCATATCCTATACTACGGTTGAAGATGCCATTCATACCATCAGAACTGTTGGCCATGGCTGTTTTATGGCCAAAACAGATATAAAGAATGCCTTTCGAATCATTCCTATTCAACCCCAAGATTACAACCTTTTAGGGATTTGTTGGAGAGgattttattattatgatcacTGTATGCCGATGGGTTGTTCAAGCTCTTGCAAAACgtttgaaattttttcttcTGCCATAGAATGGATTGCCCAAAAGAAATTGCATATCGATCACATTTTGCACCTGCTAGATGATTTTCTCATTGTTTCCCCCTCTCATGATTTGTGTCAACAACAGCTTGATTTATTCTTAATGCTCTGCCAATATCTGGGTATTCCTATGGCACCAGAAAAAACAATTGGCCCTTCATCAACCATTTCATTCGCAGGTATTGAACTGGACTCGGTCCTTATGGAGGCCGGCTGCCTCCGGATAAGCTAG